The segment TGTGGCAAGATCCAATACCCTGAAGAAGATTTAAAAAAACACTTGAGTGTTGAGCAGTGCCTGCAAGCCGCCACAGAATGTGGTGCGCCCATGGTGACGATTCCAGGGGGTGAGCCGCTCATTCATCCTCAGATCGAGCAAATCATTGAAGGCTTACTTAAACAAAAACGTTATGTAATTATGTGCACCAATGCCTTGTTGCTTGAAAGAAATCTGCACAAGCTAACACCCCATCCTCGTTTTACCATTAGTGTGCACATGGATGGTTACCGCGAACACCACGACCATTGTGTCGATAGGTCAGGGGTTTACGATATTGCGGTGAGTGCCATGAAGGCGGCGTTAGCCAAAGGTTTTAGGGTTATTACCAACACCACAGTTTTTGAAGGGCATTCTATTGAAAACCTAACCCAATTATTCGATCACATGATGGAGTTAGGGGTGGAAGGTTTGACGATTTCTCCTGGTTACAGTTATGAAAAGGCACCCGATCAAAATCACTTTTTCAAACAGCAACGCACACATGAATTTTTCAAAGAATTATTTGAATACCAACGAGCCCATAATAAAAATTGGGAATTTAACGATAGCCCCTTCTTTTTAGATTTTTTGGAAGGGAAGCGTGATTATGAATGCACGCCTTGGGGCATGCCTACTTACAATATCTTTGGTTGGCAAAAACCCTGTTATCTTTTAACCAATGAAGGTTATGCTAAGACCTATCAAGAACTCATGCAGACCACCGAGTTCGAACGGTACGGAACAGCGAGTAAAAATCCTAAATGTGCTAATTGTATGACCCACTGCGGTTATGAACCCACCGCTGTCACCGATGCCATGAGTGGCATTGGCAAGATGATCGAAATGGGGCGGGGCACTTTAACTCGAGGGCGAGCCGTTGGATAAACCACCCAGTCAAAACTGGACCATCACCCAAGCCGAGAAAAATTATAATCTCGATGGTTGGGGTTTGGGTTATTTTTCAATCAATGACAAAGGGCATCTTTGCATGAACCCCTCGGGGCGAGGTGGGCCCACCATTGATATTATGGACATTGTTGATGATATCCGTGAAAAGGCCTTGGGGTTTCCTTGCGTGGTGCGTTTTCAAGATGTTTTGCGGGCTCGGGTGGCCGCCATCAATCAATTATTTAACAAGGCCATTGAAGAGCATAACTACCAAGGCAAATATTTTGGGGTGTATCCTATTAAGGTGAATCAAATGCGCGAGGTGGTCGAAGAGATTCTCGACGCCGGATTGCCTCACCATCACGGTTTGGAGGCAGGGAGCAAGGCAGAATTAGCAACAGTTTTGGGGATCATCAACGACACCGAATCGTTGGTGGTGTGTAACGGTTATAAAGACGAAGAATATTTAAGGCTAGCCATGCTGGGGCGAAAGCTGGGGATTCAGGTCATTGTGGTGATCGAGCAATTTCAAGAGTTAGAAAGATTGCTGCGCATTGCTGCCGAAATGGAAATAGACCCAGTGATTGGCATTCGAGCCAAATTAACTGCCAAAGGCACTGGTAAATGGGAAGATAGCGGTGGTGATTTTGCAAAGTTTGGTTTGACTATTCCGGAAATTATTAAGGTGGTGCAAATATTAAAAGAACAAAGCAAGACACACATTCTCAAACTTTTTCATTTTCATGTAGGCTCCCAACTTACGGATATTCGTGCCGTTAAAGAAGCCATTACCGAGGCCACGCGGGTTTACGGGAAATTGGCCAAGATGGGTTTTGACATTCAGTATTTAGATGTGGGGGGTGGCTTAGGGGTTGATTACGATGGCAGCCGTACCACGGCCGATTCATCGATCAATTACAATATGAACGAGTATGCCTCGGATGTGGTGTATAATATTCAGCAGATTTGTATGGATGAGGGGGTTAAACAACCTAACATTGTGAGTGAATCCGGGCGTGCCCTGGTGGCGCATCATTCTTGCATTATTATGGATGTCTTTGGCAACATTGAATATGGCACCG is part of the Deltaproteobacteria bacterium genome and harbors:
- the hpnH gene encoding adenosyl-hopene transferase HpnH, producing MGVPLHQALSLGWYLFKQKIKRNKRYPLNLMLEPLFRCNLACPGCGKIQYPEEDLKKHLSVEQCLQAATECGAPMVTIPGGEPLIHPQIEQIIEGLLKQKRYVIMCTNALLLERNLHKLTPHPRFTISVHMDGYREHHDHCVDRSGVYDIAVSAMKAALAKGFRVITNTTVFEGHSIENLTQLFDHMMELGVEGLTISPGYSYEKAPDQNHFFKQQRTHEFFKELFEYQRAHNKNWEFNDSPFFLDFLEGKRDYECTPWGMPTYNIFGWQKPCYLLTNEGYAKTYQELMQTTEFERYGTASKNPKCANCMTHCGYEPTAVTDAMSGIGKMIEMGRGTLTRGRAVG
- the speA gene encoding biosynthetic arginine decarboxylase gives rise to the protein MDKPPSQNWTITQAEKNYNLDGWGLGYFSINDKGHLCMNPSGRGGPTIDIMDIVDDIREKALGFPCVVRFQDVLRARVAAINQLFNKAIEEHNYQGKYFGVYPIKVNQMREVVEEILDAGLPHHHGLEAGSKAELATVLGIINDTESLVVCNGYKDEEYLRLAMLGRKLGIQVIVVIEQFQELERLLRIAAEMEIDPVIGIRAKLTAKGTGKWEDSGGDFAKFGLTIPEIIKVVQILKEQSKTHILKLFHFHVGSQLTDIRAVKEAITEATRVYGKLAKMGFDIQYLDVGGGLGVDYDGSRTTADSSINYNMNEYASDVVYNIQQICMDEGVKQPNIVSESGRALVAHHSCIIMDVFGNIEYGTENGHLKSSNGDIAKEWQDMMENLKTENALETYHDAVAKKQEALDMFRLGYLELEDRAITENYFWRTCKAVINLVGKMEKVPKEIKKLQESLVDHYYANFSLFQSAPDHWAIKQVFPLMPLHRLNEIPTRRTQIADLTCDSDGKVEKFIDRSKLRDNLFLHQYDGRPYYIGMFLMGAYQDIMGDMHNLFGRVNEIHVFCDDEDPEDFYIEEVIKGDSVSDVISRMQYAGSDLLKKVKGGVERRVREGVIKPKEGVNLVEFYQQILQGYTYLKSQS